A stretch of DNA from Streptomyces sp. NBC_01197:
GCGGGTACGCGCCGAGGCCGTCGAGCGCGCCACGACGCTGCGTACCCAGGCCGAGGAGACGCTGGAGCGCACCCGCGCCGAGGCAGCTCGGCTGGCCGCCGAAGCGGAGGAGCACGCGGAGGCGACCCGCACCCAGGCCGAGGAGGCCGCCGGTGTGCTGCGCGAGGAGAACGAACGCGGCATAGAGGCCCGCAGGGCCGACGCGGCCGGGGAGCTGGCCCGGCTGCACTCCGAGGCCGAGGAGCGGCTGAGCGGCGCCGAGACGGCGCTGGCCGACGCCCGCGCCGAGGCCGAGCGGCTCCGCAAGGAGACCGCGGACGAGACCGAGCGGCTGCGCGCCGAGGCGGCCGAGCGGGTCCGCGCGCTCCAGGCACAGGCCGAGCAGGAGGCCGAGCGGCTGCGCGACGAGGCCGCGGCGGACGCCTCGCAGGCCCGCGCCGAGGGCGAGAACATCGCCGTACGGCTGCGCAGCGAGGCCACCGCGGAGGCGGAGCGGCTCAAGTCCGAGGCGCAGGACAGCGCCGACCGGATGCGCGCCGAGGCCGCCGCGGCGGCCGAACGCGTCGGTACGGAGGCGCAGGAGGCGCTCGCCGCCGCCCAGGAGGAGGCCAACCGGCGCCGCCGGGAGGCGGAGGAGACCCTGTCGTCGGCCCGTGCCGAGGCCGAACAGGAGCGGGTCCAGGCGCGTGGCCAGAGCGAGGAGTTGCTGGCCTCCGCGCGCAAGCGGGTGGAGGAGGCCCAGGCCGAGGCCGCGCGGCTGGTCGAGGAGGCGGACCGCAGGGCCACCGAGCTGGTGTCGGCGGCCGAGCAGACCGCTCAGCAGGTACGGGACTCGGTCGCGGGTCTCCAGGACCAGGCCGAGCAGGAGATCACCGGGCTGCGCTCGGCGGCGGAGCACGCGGCGGAGCGGACCAGGACGGAGGCGCAGGAGGAGGCGGACCGGGTCCGTTCCGACGCGCACGCCGAGCGGGAGCGCGCGTCCGAGGACGCGGGCCGGATCCGACGCGTCGCCCAGGAGGAGTCCGAGGCCGCCAAGTCCCTGGCCGAGCGCACCGTTTCGGATGCGATCGCCGAGGCGGAGAAGCTGCGCTCCGACACCGCCGATTACGCCCAGCGGATGCGGACCGAGGCCTCCGACACGGTGGCGTCGGCCGAACAGGACGCGGCCCGCGCCCGGGCCGATGCACGCGAGGACGCCAACCGCATCCGCTCGGACGCGGCGGGCCAGGCGGACGCCCTGATCGCGGAGGCTTCCGGCGAGTCGGAGCGGATGCGGGCCGAGGCGGCCGAGACCGTCGGCGCCGCCCAGCAGGCCGCCGAGCGCATCCGGGTGGAGGCCGAGCGGGTCAGGGCCGACGCCGCCGCCACTGCCGAACAGCTGCGTGCCGAGGCCCAGTCGGAGTCCGACCGGATGCTGGACGAGTCTCGTGAGGTCGCGGCCAAGCGCCGCGCGGACGCGGCGGAACAGGCCGACCAGCTGATGTCGAAGGCCCAGGAGGAGGCGCTGCGCACCGCCACCGAGGCCGAGGCGCAGGCCGACACGATGGTCGGAGCAGCCCGACAGGAGGCCGACCGGATCACCGCCGAGGCGACCGTCGAGGGCAACAGCCTGGTGGAGCGGTCCCGTACGGACGCCGATGAACTGCTCGTCGGCGCACGGCGGGACGCGACCGCCATAAGGGAGCGGTCCGAGGAGCTGCGGGACCGGGTGACGGCCGAGATCGAGGAGCTGCACGAGCGGGCCCGCCGCGAGACAGCCGAGCAGCTCAAGTCGGCGGGCGAACGCGTCGACAAGCTGCTGAAGGCGGCCGCCGACCAGCAGGCCGAGGCTGAGGCGAAGGCCAAGGAGCTGGTGTCCGACGCCGAGTCGGAGGCGGCCAGTGTCCGGATCTCCGCCGTCAAACGGGCCGAGGCCCTCCTGAAGGAGGCCGAGCAGAAGAAGGCCGGTCTGATACGGGAGGCGGAGCAGCTCAAGACGGACGCCGCGGCCGAGTCGGACCATCTCATCGAGGAAGCCACCCGCGAGCACGATGTGCTGATGCGCCGTCGGGCGGACATCCAGGCCGAGATCTCCCGTGTCCAGGACGTACTGGAGGCGTTGGAGTCCTTCGAGGCGCCGACCGGGAGCGGCAAGGCCGCAGACGGCGTCAAGGCAGGTGCGGCGGCAGGCGGAACCCGTCCGAGTGGCAAGCCTTCTGATGGCTAGCCACTCAAAAGGCTGGACATTCTCCAGATCAAACGGGCATCCGCTCGATGACACGCCGCTTCGGCCCCTAGGATTCCCCCTATCACCTCACCGGTCTCATTCGACAGGAACCCCATGAGCGACACTTCCTCCCCATTCGGCTTCGAGCTCGTGCGGCGTGGTTACGACCGCGGTCAGGTGGACGACCGCATTACCAAGCTCGTCGCCGACCGTGACAGCGCTCTGGCACGGATCACCTCTCTGGAAAAGCGCATCGAGGAACTCCACCTCGAGACGCAGAACGCGCAGGCCCAGGTCAACGACGCGGAGCCGTCGTACGCGGGTCTCGGCGCCCGCGTCGAGAAGATCCTCCGGCTTGCCGAGGAGGAGGCGAAGGACCTCCGTGAGGAGGCCCGTCGCGCGTCCGAGCAGCACCGCGAGCTCGCCGAGTCGGCCGCCCAGCAGGTCCGCAACGACGCCGAGTCCTTCGCATCCGAGCGCAAGGCGAAGGCCGAGGACGAGGGCGTCCGGATCGTAGAGAAGGCGAAGAGCGACGCGTCCTCGCTGCGTTCCGAGGCCCAGAAGGACGCGCAGTCCAAGCGTGAGGAGGCCGATGCCCTCTTCGAGGAGACCCGCGCCAAGGCCGCCCAGGCCGCCGCGGACTTCGAGACGAACCTGGCCAAGCGCCGCGAGCAGTCTGAGCGCGACCTGGCCTCGCGTCAGGCCAAGGCCGAGAAGCGTCTGGCCGAGATCGAGCACCGCGCCGAGCAGCTCCGTCTGGAGGCGGAGAAGCTGCGTACGGACGCCGAGCGCCGCGCCCGTCAGACGGTGGAGACGGCTCAGCGCCAGGCCGAGGACATCGTGGCCGACGCGAACGCCAAGGCCGACCGGATCC
This window harbors:
- the scy gene encoding polarized growth protein Scy, with amino-acid sequence MRGYERQESHRAEDDHLSRFEAKMDRLKTEREKAVQHAEDLGYQVEVLRAKLHEARRSLASRPAYDQADIGYQAEQLLRNAQVQADQLRTDAERELREARAQTQRILQEHAEHQARLQAELHSEAVTRRQRLDQELSERRQTVESHVNENVAWAEQLRARTESQARRLMDESRAEAEQSLAAARAEAERLVSEARQRLGSETESARSEADTILRRARAEAERLLTAASTQAQEATTHAEQLRTSTTAESDQARQQAAELSRGAEQRVQEAERALREARAEAEKVLTEAKDAAAKQLTAADSVNEQRTRTAKAEIARLVGEATKDAEALKAEAQQALEDARGTAERMVAEASDKARTAAAEDTAAQLAKAARTAEEILTKASEDARSTTRAATDEAERIRHEAEAEAARLSDQAAESAEQLKGAAKDDTKEYRAKTVELQDEARRLRGEAEQLRADAVAEGERIRGEARREAVQQIEEAARTAEELLAKAKADADEVRSGATAESERVRAEAVERATTLRTQAEETLERTRAEAARLAAEAEEHAEATRTQAEEAAGVLREENERGIEARRADAAGELARLHSEAEERLSGAETALADARAEAERLRKETADETERLRAEAAERVRALQAQAEQEAERLRDEAAADASQARAEGENIAVRLRSEATAEAERLKSEAQDSADRMRAEAAAAAERVGTEAQEALAAAQEEANRRRREAEETLSSARAEAEQERVQARGQSEELLASARKRVEEAQAEAARLVEEADRRATELVSAAEQTAQQVRDSVAGLQDQAEQEITGLRSAAEHAAERTRTEAQEEADRVRSDAHAERERASEDAGRIRRVAQEESEAAKSLAERTVSDAIAEAEKLRSDTADYAQRMRTEASDTVASAEQDAARARADAREDANRIRSDAAGQADALIAEASGESERMRAEAAETVGAAQQAAERIRVEAERVRADAAATAEQLRAEAQSESDRMLDESREVAAKRRADAAEQADQLMSKAQEEALRTATEAEAQADTMVGAARQEADRITAEATVEGNSLVERSRTDADELLVGARRDATAIRERSEELRDRVTAEIEELHERARRETAEQLKSAGERVDKLLKAAADQQAEAEAKAKELVSDAESEAASVRISAVKRAEALLKEAEQKKAGLIREAEQLKTDAAAESDHLIEEATREHDVLMRRRADIQAEISRVQDVLEALESFEAPTGSGKAADGVKAGAAAGGTRPSGKPSDG
- a CDS encoding cellulose-binding protein, translating into MSDTSSPFGFELVRRGYDRGQVDDRITKLVADRDSALARITSLEKRIEELHLETQNAQAQVNDAEPSYAGLGARVEKILRLAEEEAKDLREEARRASEQHRELAESAAQQVRNDAESFASERKAKAEDEGVRIVEKAKSDASSLRSEAQKDAQSKREEADALFEETRAKAAQAAADFETNLAKRREQSERDLASRQAKAEKRLAEIEHRAEQLRLEAEKLRTDAERRARQTVETAQRQAEDIVADANAKADRIRSESERELAALTNRRDSINAQLTNVREMLATLTGAAVAAAGAPADEEQTSHGVPAQQTR